Proteins encoded within one genomic window of Companilactobacillus zhachilii:
- a CDS encoding prenyltransferase yields the protein MDRKLFSELSEIKTTTLDLAWLLLAIGFTYLNYETFNFLYGLLGFVAVFFIHLFINFHNNYMDYKNATSQEYREKISTIGINRESLAIVKKWMYGLAIFPLLIGAFLVYKTGWVTLAIGVAGVLIGLSYSSGPKPLNSTMFGEAVVAIAISQLIPIAYSYLGLAGTAKFDSSTAISVILVSLPNTFAFFCAELSNGTCDLEADIKNGRHTLVSKVGKANALSLFKASWSLAFLLVPILAILKVVPYITLLIVLLYPNIWDDLRPYLKEQVKTKTYPLVIKAVSKFSVTYILLVAVGAIIKLVMSAI from the coding sequence TTGGATAGAAAACTTTTTAGCGAACTATCAGAAATAAAAACAACCACACTAGATTTAGCGTGGCTGTTACTGGCAATTGGTTTTACTTATCTGAATTATGAAACTTTTAATTTCTTGTATGGACTCTTAGGTTTTGTAGCAGTTTTCTTCATTCATTTATTTATTAATTTTCATAATAATTATATGGATTATAAAAATGCCACGAGTCAAGAATATCGAGAGAAAATCAGCACAATTGGTATTAATCGCGAATCACTGGCAATAGTCAAAAAATGGATGTACGGTTTGGCCATTTTTCCATTATTAATTGGAGCCTTTCTTGTTTATAAGACAGGTTGGGTCACCTTAGCAATCGGGGTTGCGGGTGTCTTGATTGGTTTGTCATATTCATCAGGTCCAAAGCCACTGAACTCAACAATGTTTGGGGAAGCAGTGGTGGCTATTGCCATTAGCCAGTTGATTCCAATAGCCTACTCCTATCTAGGGCTAGCGGGAACAGCTAAGTTTGATTCTAGTACGGCCATTTCGGTGATCCTAGTCAGTTTACCGAATACCTTCGCATTTTTCTGTGCGGAGTTGAGTAATGGTACGTGCGATTTGGAAGCAGACATTAAAAATGGTCGTCACACATTGGTGAGTAAAGTAGGGAAAGCCAATGCTTTGAGTTTGTTTAAAGCTAGTTGGTCCTTAGCCTTCCTGCTAGTTCCAATTTTAGCGATTTTGAAAGTAGTACCTTACATTACACTCCTAATCGTGTTGCTTTATCCAAACATTTGGGACGATTTACGTCCTTATCTGAAGGAACAAGTTAAAACAAAGACCTATCCTTTAGTAATCAAAGCTGTAAGTAAATTCTCCGTAACGTATATTTTATTAGTTGCTGTCGGGGCAATTATTAAACTAGTTATGTCAGCAATTTAA
- a CDS encoding RluA family pseudouridine synthase, with protein sequence MYQKVITYHRENNEELSIRELLKKWLIPKKWQHFFRIQQDVLINGKYNSFNTIVQDNDVVTLNFNFPPRTEQHYLPGHDPVDVVYEDNDIIVVNKVAGKKTHPNKADEDDSLMNDVEAYLKDGHPYMVHRIDMETSGLVLISKSPYLVPIFNRQLSNKTLHREYLALVNLDAPIDNKGTIDLPIGQDPTDVRKRMVTSDGLNAITKYEVLKKNSDFALLQLNLLTGRTHQLRVHLAHNHWPIVNDPLYNSHTKTGNLSLFAHKLAFKQPFSDKTKIIQAKISKNMYNLICADLKATKKLT encoded by the coding sequence ATGTACCAGAAAGTAATAACTTATCATCGTGAAAACAACGAAGAATTATCAATTCGTGAACTTTTAAAAAAGTGGTTAATTCCCAAAAAATGGCAACATTTTTTTCGTATTCAACAAGATGTCTTAATCAATGGTAAATACAACTCTTTCAACACTATCGTTCAAGACAATGACGTTGTGACTCTAAACTTCAATTTTCCACCTCGAACTGAACAACATTATTTACCTGGACATGATCCTGTCGATGTAGTTTATGAAGATAATGATATTATCGTTGTCAACAAGGTAGCTGGTAAAAAAACGCACCCTAATAAAGCTGACGAGGATGATTCTTTGATGAATGATGTTGAAGCTTATTTAAAAGATGGTCATCCCTACATGGTTCATCGCATTGATATGGAAACATCTGGTTTAGTTTTAATTAGTAAGTCGCCTTACCTTGTGCCTATTTTTAATCGTCAATTGAGTAACAAAACTTTGCATCGAGAGTATTTAGCGCTTGTGAACTTGGATGCTCCCATTGATAACAAAGGAACTATTGATTTACCTATCGGTCAGGATCCAACTGATGTTCGCAAACGTATGGTTACTTCCGATGGTTTAAATGCGATAACTAAATATGAAGTCTTGAAAAAAAATTCTGACTTTGCTTTACTACAATTAAACTTGTTAACTGGACGTACTCACCAATTACGGGTTCATCTGGCACATAACCACTGGCCAATCGTTAATGACCCACTATATAATTCACATACTAAAACTGGAAATTTAAGCTTATTTGCTCATAAATTGGCATTTAAACAACCTTTTAGCGATAAAACTAAAATTATTCAAGCAAAAATATCAAAAAATATGTATAATCTAATATGTGCTGATTTAAAGGCAACCAAAAAGCTCACCTAA
- the argS gene encoding arginine--tRNA ligase: MDFKQQVVDALVKVLPEDITEEQVTKLIEKPKTSDLGDYAFPTFILAKSLHKAPNMIAEDLVGKIDTTGFEKVVNTGAYINFFLDKAAFSNNVLHEVLTQKDAYGNADEGKGRNVPIDMSSPNIAKPMSMGHLRSTVIGNSIAKIISKLNYQPVKINHLGDWGTQFGKLIVGYKMWGSVEEVEADPINNLLKYYVRFHKEAEDKPELDDEARAWFKKMEDGDEEALALWSWFKELSLKEFQTIYDRLDVQFDHFTGESFYNDKMDAIVKTLEDKHLLKESRGAEIVDLSEYDLSPALIKKTDGATLYITRDLAAAKYRKDTFDFVKSLYVVGSEQAEHFTKLKIVLKKMGYDWSDDIDYIPFGLITTGGKKLSTRKGNVILLDDVLNDAVALAKKQIEEKNPDLKNKDAVAEAVGVGAVVFHDLKNDRRDSFDFNLEEVVRFEGETGPYVQYTNARALSILRKAGDVDYIDVKDMAVTTPEAWDTIKLLQDFGNVVDRAAREYEPSVVAKYVLKLAKSFNQYYAHSKILADDEGLKARLALVKSVSIVLQMSLGLLGVKAPEEM, from the coding sequence ATGGATTTTAAACAACAAGTAGTAGATGCACTAGTTAAGGTTTTACCAGAGGATATTACAGAGGAGCAAGTTACAAAGCTAATCGAAAAGCCTAAGACTTCAGATCTTGGTGATTATGCTTTTCCAACATTTATCTTGGCAAAGTCATTGCATAAAGCACCAAATATGATTGCTGAAGACTTGGTTGGCAAAATCGATACAACTGGTTTTGAAAAGGTTGTAAATACTGGTGCCTACATCAACTTCTTCCTAGATAAAGCAGCGTTTTCAAACAATGTTTTGCACGAAGTTCTAACACAAAAAGATGCATATGGTAATGCTGATGAAGGTAAGGGCCGTAACGTTCCTATCGATATGTCATCACCTAACATCGCTAAGCCAATGTCAATGGGTCACTTACGTTCAACTGTTATTGGTAACTCAATTGCTAAAATCATTTCAAAATTAAACTATCAACCAGTTAAAATTAACCACTTGGGTGATTGGGGAACTCAATTCGGTAAGTTGATTGTTGGATACAAGATGTGGGGTTCAGTTGAAGAAGTTGAAGCTGACCCAATCAACAATCTTTTGAAGTATTACGTTCGTTTCCATAAAGAAGCAGAAGATAAGCCAGAACTTGATGACGAAGCTCGTGCTTGGTTCAAGAAGATGGAAGATGGTGATGAAGAGGCCTTAGCACTTTGGTCATGGTTCAAGGAACTTTCATTGAAAGAATTCCAAACAATTTACGATCGTCTAGATGTTCAATTCGATCACTTCACTGGTGAATCATTCTACAACGATAAGATGGATGCGATTGTTAAGACTCTTGAAGACAAACATCTTCTTAAAGAAAGTCGTGGTGCTGAAATCGTCGACTTGTCAGAATACGACCTTTCACCAGCCTTGATCAAGAAGACTGATGGTGCCACACTTTACATCACACGTGACTTGGCAGCTGCTAAATATCGTAAAGATACTTTCGACTTTGTTAAATCACTTTATGTTGTTGGTAGTGAACAAGCAGAACACTTTACAAAACTTAAGATTGTTTTGAAGAAGATGGGTTATGACTGGTCAGACGATATCGACTACATCCCATTTGGTTTGATTACAACGGGTGGTAAGAAGCTTTCAACACGTAAAGGTAACGTTATCTTGCTTGATGATGTTTTAAACGATGCTGTTGCGCTTGCTAAGAAACAAATCGAAGAAAAGAATCCAGACTTGAAGAATAAAGATGCCGTTGCTGAAGCAGTTGGTGTCGGTGCGGTTGTCTTCCATGATTTGAAGAATGATCGTCGTGATAGTTTCGACTTTAATCTTGAAGAAGTTGTTCGTTTTGAAGGTGAAACTGGTCCTTACGTTCAATATACAAATGCTCGTGCCTTGAGTATCTTGAGAAAAGCTGGCGATGTTGATTATATCGATGTTAAAGACATGGCCGTTACAACTCCAGAAGCTTGGGACACAATCAAGTTACTTCAAGACTTTGGCAACGTTGTTGATCGTGCTGCTAGAGAATACGAACCATCAGTTGTTGCTAAGTATGTTTTGAAGCTTGCTAAGAGTTTCAACCAATACTACGCACACAGCAAGATTTTGGCTGATGACGAAGGTTTGAAGGCTAGACTTGCTTTAGTTAAGTCAGTTTCAATCGTTCTTCAAATGTCATTAGGACTCTTAGGTGTTAAGGCTCCAGAAGAAATGTAG